A DNA window from Arachis hypogaea cultivar Tifrunner chromosome 18, arahy.Tifrunner.gnm2.J5K5, whole genome shotgun sequence contains the following coding sequences:
- the LOC140181458 gene encoding uncharacterized protein, with the protein MLGLVETKRQVLTKFDVARIWGYSSVGWEYVESTGASGGLLLMWDNELFKAVNCNKGEKWLCVEGVMMKTNFTCAFCLVYGVHEREEKRVVWEELSYVAGLCQVPFCFFGNFNDFLHIEERKGASSISVSAEEFKNWVQDMQLLDLPLNDRKFTWFRGRSCSRIDRVLVNIEWMEEFPDVRLKGGPRGLSDHCPLIVEDKRVGDGPRPFRSLDSWFTHDGFLSMVKNEWRNLGEAQFISKLKAMTGPLRIWHKNNFGGMDKRLKTLEEEIKKLDNMVSEGVYDGTMEARRKALVSFCEKWYVRKEVTIRGFYKNLYRQEFVPRIGFRDGLVRQIDGEVAIALEDIGQEFTAAVMDFFQSAKLPNDANVTWVTLALKFVGAKEIKDFRPISMVGCVYKVISKVLVRRMRTVMPDLVGETQSAFVKGRKIHDDALIACETVQWLKTRRKQAAIIKLDFQKAYDRVRWSFVDLVLQKMGFGQRWKN; encoded by the exons ATGTTAGGGCTAGTTGAAACTAAGAGGCAGGTTCTCACTAAATTTGATGTTGCAAGAATTTGGGGTTATAGTTCTGTGGGATGGGAGTATGTGGAGTCGACAGGGGCCTCTGGCGGTTTATTGCTCATGTGGGATAATGAGTTGTTCAAAGCTGTCAACTGTAATAAGGGAGAGAAATGGTTGTGTGTTGAAGGTGTGATGATGAAAACTAATTTTACATGTGCTTTTTGTTTGGTGTATGGGGTGCATGAGAGGGAGGAGAAGCGGGTTGTTTGGGAGGAGTTGAGTTATGTTGCGGGTCTATGTCAGGTGCCTTTCTGCTTCTTCGGGAATTTTAATGATTTTCTACATATTGAGGAGCGAAAAGGAGCTAGTAGTATATCTGTGTCAGCGGAAGAGTTTAAAAATTGGGTACAGGATATGCAGTTGTTGGATTTACCTTTGAATGATAGAAAGTTCACATGGTTCAGGGGACGTTCGTGCAGTCGGATTGATAGGGTGTTAGTGAATATAGAATGGATGGAAGAATTCCCTGATGTTCGCCTAAAAGGCGGGCCTAGAGGACTGTCAGACCATTGTCCGTTGATTGTAGAGGACAAGAGAGTTGGTGATGGGCCACGTCCTTTCAGAAGTCTGGATTCTTGGTTTACACATGACGGTTTCCTGAGTATGGTTAAAAATGAATGGAGAAATTTGGGGGAGGCCCAGTTCATAAGTAAGTTGAAGGCTATGACGGGTCCACTACGTATATGGCACAAGAACAATTTCGGGGGCATGGATAAGAGGCTGAAGACGCTTGAGGAGGAGATTAAGAAACTGGATAATATGGTTAGTGAAGGTGTCTATGATGGTACGATGGAGGCTAGAAGGAAGGCGTTGGTGAGCTTCTGTGAGAAGTGGTATGTTAGGAAGGAG GTCACAATTAGAGGGTTCTACAAGAACCTGTATCGGCAGGAGTTTGTTCCGAGGATTGGCTTTCGGGATGGGCTGGTAAGACAGATTGATGGTGAGGTGGCCATAGCATTGGAG GATATTGGCCAGGAGTTCACTGCAGCGGTGATGGATTTCTTCCAAAGTGCTAAGTTACCAAACGATGCAAATGTTACGTGGGTAACGCTAGCTCTGAAGTTTGTGGGTGCTAAAGAGATCAAGGACTTCAGACCTATTAGCATGGTGGGATGTGTGTATAAGGTGATCTCCAAGGTCTTAGTACGGCGAATGAGAACAGTTATGCCGGATTTGGTAGGAGAGACACAGAGTGCTTTTGTTAAGGGTAGGAAGATACATGATGACGCCCTCATTGCCTGTGAGACGGTCCAATGGCTCAAGACGAGAAGAAAGCAAGCGGCAATTATAAAACTAGACTTTCAGAAAGCCTACGATAGAGTGAGATGGAGTTTTGTGGATCTTGTGCTTCAGAAGATGGGGTTCGGGCAAAGGTGGAAGAATTGA